The genomic segment GGCGGCCTGGCGGACTTCGGCGCGGATGTATTCGGTGCCCTCGATGAGGATTTCGGCCTGGCGCGGGTCTTCGCGGATATGTTCTAGCAGGGTGATGGCATGCCCGGCATAACGGCGCCACAGGCGGGTGGATAGCGGCTCGGACGAGGCCGGGTCGGTGTAGGCATCCAGGTTCATGAGCCGGGCCTGGTGGAAGAACTCATCGCGCACGGCATCCACCGGTTCGCCGTACCAGCGGTATTTCGGGTAGCGGACTTCGATGCCCATCTGTTTGACCAGATGGGTGATTTCGTTGCCGACGTTCACGCAGTCCGTGAGCTTGCCGCCGAAGATGCTGATGTGGCCGCCGTCGATGTCGGAATCGATCTCGTGCTTGCGGGAAAGCTGCAGGAAGTCGCGATCCGCACCCGCATCGGCCTTCACGGCCAGCGGGCGGACGCCGCAGCGGGTGGCGATGATGTCGTCGCGATTTAGCGGTTGCTCCAGATCCAGCCGGGCGTTGATGTTCTTGAGGACGAAGTCGATGTCTTCGTCGGTGATCGCAGCAAACGGGTCTTCGGTGCGCGTGTCGGTGGTGCCGATGCAGGTGCGGTTGCCCATGGGAATCGCGAAGAACAGGCGGCCGTCTTCGTCGAAGAAGGCGAGCACGCGCTTGTGGGGCGTGAGCCGGTCGACGATGAGATGGATGCCCTTGGACAGCACGTGGCTGTGCTCGGTCTGCTTGTGCGTGAGCTGGTTGTAGCGATCGGCGAGCGGGCCGCAGGCGTTGATGAGCACGCGGGTTTTTGCGGTGAATTCGCGGCCGGTCATCATGTCGCGCAGGTGCACGGTCCAGATGCCATTCTCGCGGGCCGCACCTGTGGATTCCACGTAGTTGGCCGCGGCGCAGCCGCTGTTCATGGCCACGCGCACGAAGTTAAAGACAAAGCGGGCGTCGTTGTCGTGCAGGAAGGCATCGGAATACTCGAAGCAGCCGATGGCGGGCTTCGTGTTGATGACCGCTTCTTCTTCATTGACGGTCGAAAGCCGCGGCAGCCGCGGCATCTTCGTGAAGCAGTTGCCAAAAAACCAGTACAGCCAGGTGCCGGCCCAGAGCACCAGCGGATGCCAGCGAAAGCCCTTGGTGATGGTGGTCAGGAAGCGGATTTCCTGCACCGTGGAGGGATAGTGCTTGATGAGGTGGTTGCGCGACACGCACAGCTCGCGCACGAGCTTGAAGTCGTACGACTCCATGTACTTGATGCCGCCCCAGATGAGGTTGGACGACCACATGCTGGTCATACCGGCGAAATCGCCCTGGTCGATCAGCGCGGTCTTCACGCCCTTGCCTGCCAAGGCCGCCGCGCTCACGGCGCCGTTAATGCCGCCGCCCACGATAAGCGCATCGTAGACGTCGCCGGTGGCGAGTTTCTCGATATTGGCTTCGCGTAGCTGCATTCCGGGTTCTCTGTGGGCATGCGTTATCGCGCCGATCGTGCGGCCGCAGACGCTGACCCGCCCACGATAACGTGTGCCGCATCCGGGCGCGCACGCCGGCGTTCCCGGCAGGCCGTGCCCGCTCTACGAGCGATACCAGCCGCCGGTTTCGCCGTGTCGGTGGGCAGCGGCCGTTGCGGGCGCGGCCGATCGGCGTTACAACACGGCCCATCATTTACCTGCAGGCCCTGCCCATGAGCCGCGCGATCCAGATCGAAAGCTCCGACGGCGTCATCGATGCCCATGTCTTCACGCCCGACAACGCCAGCGGCCCGCTACCGGCGGTCGTGCTGTTCACCGATATCGGCGGCCTGCGGCCATGCTTTTTCGACAAGGCACAGACCGTGGCCGACGACGGTTATGCCGTACTCATGCCGAATATCTACTACCGCGACGGGGCCGGCTCACCGGTGCCCGAAGGCAAGGCGTTTCTGGACGACGACGTGCTACCGGACCTGTTCGACCTGGCCCAGAAACTTACGCCGGACGCC from the Salinisphaera sp. T31B1 genome contains:
- a CDS encoding FAD-dependent oxidoreductase, which encodes MQLREANIEKLATGDVYDALIVGGGINGAVSAAALAGKGVKTALIDQGDFAGMTSMWSSNLIWGGIKYMESYDFKLVRELCVSRNHLIKHYPSTVQEIRFLTTITKGFRWHPLVLWAGTWLYWFFGNCFTKMPRLPRLSTVNEEEAVINTKPAIGCFEYSDAFLHDNDARFVFNFVRVAMNSGCAAANYVESTGAARENGIWTVHLRDMMTGREFTAKTRVLINACGPLADRYNQLTHKQTEHSHVLSKGIHLIVDRLTPHKRVLAFFDEDGRLFFAIPMGNRTCIGTTDTRTEDPFAAITDEDIDFVLKNINARLDLEQPLNRDDIIATRCGVRPLAVKADAGADRDFLQLSRKHEIDSDIDGGHISIFGGKLTDCVNVGNEITHLVKQMGIEVRYPKYRWYGEPVDAVRDEFFHQARLMNLDAYTDPASSEPLSTRLWRRYAGHAITLLEHIREDPRQAEILIEGTEYIRAEVRQAARREMITKLEDFLRRRSKISLVSRQETIKNSAGLLEACEILFGDDAKMRFDEYFREHPVTNGIAKDPSSGQAAADDAPEATEAADSAREREREFETLNW